The Methylobacterium sp. PvR107 genome contains a region encoding:
- the leuB gene encoding 3-isopropylmalate dehydrogenase — MASYKLLLLPGDGIGPEVASGMQVVLDALKETGLATFETETDLVGGSALDAHGVPLADATLQRARDADAILLGAVGGPKWAGVAYENRPEAGLLRLRKELDLFANLRPAICYPALAEASALKRELVEGLDIMIVRELTGGVYFGEPKEITTLEDGSKRAVDTQVYTTAEIERIAHVAFDLAGKRSGRVASAEKHNVMKSGVLWKEVVTKVHAEHYAGVQLEHILADNCAMQLVRRPKQFDVLVTDNLFGDVLSDIAAMLTGSLGMLPSASLGAVDASGLRSALYEPVHGSAPDIAGQDKANPIAMIGSLAMCLRYSFGLGDAADALDGAITDALAGGARTADIAGEGTNPMGTRAMAASVADALRARVG, encoded by the coding sequence ATGGCCAGCTACAAGCTCCTGCTCCTCCCCGGCGATGGGATCGGCCCGGAGGTCGCCAGCGGCATGCAGGTCGTGCTCGACGCCCTCAAGGAGACCGGCCTCGCGACCTTCGAGACCGAGACCGATCTCGTCGGCGGCAGTGCCCTCGACGCCCACGGCGTCCCGCTGGCGGACGCGACCCTTCAGCGCGCCAGGGATGCGGATGCGATCCTGCTCGGCGCGGTGGGCGGTCCGAAATGGGCCGGCGTCGCCTACGAGAACCGCCCGGAGGCCGGCCTTCTGCGTCTGCGCAAGGAACTCGACCTGTTCGCCAACCTGCGGCCTGCGATCTGCTACCCGGCGCTGGCCGAGGCCTCGGCGCTGAAGCGCGAGCTGGTCGAGGGGCTCGACATCATGATCGTGCGCGAGCTCACCGGCGGCGTCTATTTCGGCGAGCCGAAGGAGATCACCACCCTGGAGGACGGTTCGAAGCGCGCCGTCGACACCCAGGTCTACACGACGGCCGAGATCGAGCGGATCGCCCACGTGGCGTTCGACCTGGCGGGCAAGCGCTCCGGCCGGGTCGCCTCGGCCGAGAAGCACAACGTGATGAAGTCGGGCGTCCTCTGGAAAGAGGTCGTGACCAAGGTTCATGCCGAGCATTACGCCGGTGTGCAGCTGGAGCACATCCTGGCGGACAATTGCGCGATGCAGCTCGTGCGCCGGCCAAAGCAATTCGACGTTCTGGTGACCGACAACCTGTTCGGCGACGTGCTCTCCGACATCGCCGCGATGCTCACCGGCTCCCTCGGCATGCTGCCCTCGGCCTCGCTCGGCGCGGTCGACGCGAGCGGCTTGCGGAGCGCCCTGTACGAGCCGGTCCACGGCTCGGCCCCCGACATCGCCGGCCAGGACAAGGCCAACCCGATCGCCATGATCGGCTCGCTCGCCATGTGCCTGCGCTACTCCTTCGGCCTGGGCGATGCTGCCGATGCGCTGGACGGCGCCATCACGGACGCCCTCGCGGGCGGCGCGCGGACGGCCGACATCGCCGGCGAGGGAACGAACCCCATGGGCACCCGCGCCATGGCGGCCTCGGTGGCGGACGCGCTCCGGGCGCGGGTCGGCTGA
- a CDS encoding carbonic anhydrase has protein sequence MCDKHVSFISRRDLLAAAAGTLAAASALDIRAEADGAAALPNAISPDAALARLLDGNARYVANAPANKDFSAGRAARSAAQYPVACIVGCADARVAPDFVFDQGPGDLFVVRVAGNFVNTDSLASLEYGVQVLGAPLILVLGHSDCGAVKATIDVLKTNAALPGHLPALIDAIRPSIDLAEKARAADPLAEAIAQNVRHNVRRLEQAGPIVADRVARGQVKVVGGFYDITTGKVALL, from the coding sequence ATGTGTGACAAGCATGTGTCCTTCATCTCGCGTCGCGATTTGCTGGCGGCCGCCGCCGGCACGCTCGCAGCCGCATCGGCTCTCGACATTCGCGCCGAGGCCGACGGCGCTGCCGCGCTCCCCAATGCGATCAGCCCAGACGCGGCGCTGGCGCGATTGCTCGACGGCAACGCGCGCTACGTGGCCAACGCGCCTGCCAACAAGGACTTCTCGGCCGGCCGGGCCGCGCGCTCCGCCGCGCAGTACCCGGTCGCCTGCATCGTCGGATGCGCCGATGCACGGGTTGCCCCCGATTTCGTGTTCGATCAGGGGCCGGGTGACCTGTTCGTCGTCCGGGTCGCCGGAAATTTCGTCAACACAGACAGCCTGGCGAGCCTGGAATACGGCGTCCAGGTCCTCGGTGCGCCGCTGATCCTCGTGCTCGGCCACTCGGATTGCGGGGCGGTCAAGGCGACGATCGACGTCCTGAAGACCAACGCCGCCCTCCCCGGCCATCTGCCCGCGCTGATCGACGCGATCCGTCCATCAATTGACCTGGCCGAGAAGGCGCGGGCGGCGGATCCCCTGGCCGAAGCCATCGCCCAGAACGTCCGGCACAATGTCCGGCGCTTGGAACAGGCCGGCCCCATCGTCGCCGACCGCGTCGCCCGCGGACAGGTGAAGGTTGTCGGCGGCTTCTACGACATCACCACCGGCAAGGTCGCGCTCCTCTAA